One genomic window of Lytechinus variegatus isolate NC3 chromosome 1, Lvar_3.0, whole genome shotgun sequence includes the following:
- the LOC121422688 gene encoding uncharacterized protein LOC121422688, with translation MRRKYGRTSCFSDEWLIWCGLNKRSDTSSELAINPRSANGSRVYYKNREEEQRNVHSGTSVKLLPHGADEGGNNESAIKLLPDNQHLQTSEWVQREFVEQIRAIPSEKSPNRPGTPDTVVTSLLTDEEDISPKTTAVVHQSGTHDKIFKFHPRGSLHGEGQHGNNETEQARSIQINIGRTLNNIPENGSVDDGKDLEDHGITGEGLDKDKHSSGSSNSDDEVFELERDGSCRSTCFAKLGSNNNSQFRDRFKEGAYSSTKSPFDQSSGNGRQVSYGRADEFASDSQVVEAQIKRNKQPQFKGEKHPDKEVESEGERLIPMKSNQPSGSLGPSKLQASGEYQESPEVKRRAPRSAPPDRASPPDTTGSIHANHVHLTVQGDVKFDFNNHVSDVHVGDRTINNNDYTKIFPQNTNVTGEFNRSSTGRHTR, from the coding sequence ATCAGCCAATGGATCTCGTGTTTATTATAAAAACAGAGAAGAGGAACAGAGAAATGTACATAGTGGTACCAGTGTAAAGCTCCTCCCACATGGGGCTGATGAGGGGGGTAATAATGAATCAGCCATCAAATTGTTACCAGATAACCAGCATCTCCAAACTTCAGAGTGGGTTCAGAGGGAATTCGTAGAACAAATAAGAGCAATCCCATCGGAAAAATCTCCGAATCGACCGGGCACCCCTGATACCGTTGTCACCTCTCTGCTAACTGATGAAGAGGATATATCGCCAAAGACCACTGCTGTGGTACACCAGAGTGGAACCCATGACAAAATCTTCAAGTTTCATCCTCGCGGCAGTCTTCATGGAGAAGGACAGCATGGAAACAATGAGACCGAACAAGCCAGGTCGATCCAGATAAACATTGGTCGTACCCTCAACAATATTCCAGAGAATGGAAGTGTTGATGATGGAAAAGATTTGGAAGACCATGGCATAACTGGTGAGGGTTTGGACAAAGATAAGCACAGTAGTGGGAGTAGTAACTCAGACGACGAAGTGTTTGAATTGGAAAGGGATGGGAGTTGTAGGTCTACATGTTTTGCAAAATTAGGTTCTAACAATAACTCACAATTTCGCGACAGGTTTAAGGAAGGAGCATATTCTTCCACAAAGAGCCCGTTTGACCAAAGCTCTGGAAATGGAAGACAGGTATCATATGGCCGTGCCGATGAATTTGCTTCAGATTCGCAAGTGGTTGAGGCTCAAATCAAACGGAACAAGCAACCTCAATTCAAAGGTGAGAAGCATCCTGATAAAGAAGTGGAAAGTGAGGGGGAACGTCTTATTCCAATGAAATCGAATCAACCCAGTGGATCACTTGGTCCTTCAAAATTGCAAGCGTCTGGTGAATACCAGGAAAGTCCAGAAGTAAAGCGAAGGGCACCTAGAAGCGCCCCTCCGGACAGGGCCTCTCCTCCAGATACTACTGGTAGTATTCACGCTAATCATGTTCATTTGACTGTTCAAGGAGATGTTAAGTTTGATTTCAACAATCATGTCAGTGATGTGCATGTGGGTGATAGAACAATAAATAACAACGATTATACTAAAATCTTTCCTCAAAACACTAACGTTACAGGTGAATTCAATAGGTCTTCTACTGGACGTCATACCCGTTAg